A genomic segment from Neodiprion lecontei isolate iyNeoLeco1 chromosome 1, iyNeoLeco1.1, whole genome shotgun sequence encodes:
- the LOC107219394 gene encoding uncharacterized protein LOC107219394 isoform X2, with protein MDYRERGSKNLPFKPRGAGKPKNCMRRKYYDQKNEQSPASEGSSSNHEATPYTQPPDVDYRSTKSGRDSYLSRGVRSGSSYGPRNFIKGNQRGSQMFSMQNQSSDGKYSDHQTAVSTVKSSLSAQSAEFTPRATTCNLQESSDPSLASQQNLLETGSGTWIRTDISSDSEVSRQNDRGTTKFVDETGKKSCITEVEDDLFNAPANVSLVHCVGADFRMGSGIAVQFREKFNSTGKLFDQRVKPGGVAHLTDNERYVFYLVTKQASTDKPTMDTMKQSLYALRERCIKLKVTEIAMPRIGCGLDELLWKDVKSIVEEIFGNVFVITVYHLEKDDSNIAKSGSKSKVKNEDLQLKDIEPGTGLLYIGYKRPYTSKEMRSLNEKYPFLNHLKRTSYKLGSAFRTPLQSKDIVYGLICKESENSPVSFTHLELAIQRLKEYNIKDEYEYFGLQAFEDCDDPYIMEKIETMFRNSSINAEFWICWPPSLRKKDENMQVESRLDSTEVQESSSPPLLNIDKTTKGTKNKNTSPRVEENWCGKEKNSKAEDQDMSTVQEKITAQSLSDETNSEKSKLDFTPCNALNETQNTDDYDWGSMQPQSAKLSELTDTSHNDNHSDWWDPESSPNKVDDDDSYAEAERRKSKEKEEMNHLIRQREKLQRKNEKPKSCVTECKGDLFDAEETVSLAHCVGADFRMGSGIAVLFRQKFQSVSELLDQRASQGEVAYIQKDGRYIFYLVTKTESTGKPTYGTLKKSLLALRAKCKELNVSEIAMPRIGCGLDRLDWDKVKDMLEEIFADGFSIKIYNLQKDYQETPKSRPKTTIRLEVLCLKDIQSQTGLLYIGSSDGHISDEMKSLDEKYPFLARLSKEKPSLGTVVCTDVSYPREKVYGLICKQSKNDCVNYKYLHLAIKQLKKLNNKDRYSYFGIQAFVEKHDKLVMAKIETMFRYSYIESELWICFPPDLKHLMPLPSSGRPSM; from the exons ATGGATTACCGAGAAAGAGGTTCGAAAAATTTGCCATTTAAGCCGAGAGGTGCGGGTAAACCAAAAAATTGTATGAGACGCAAATATTATGATCAAAAAAATGAGCAAAGTCCAGCAAGTGAGGGTTCATCTTCAAATCATGAAGCTACACCTTACACACAACCACCAGATGTTGATTATAGATCAACGAAATCTGGTCGTGACAGCTACTTGAGTAGAGGAGTCAGATCCGGCTCCTCCTATGGCCCACGAAATTTCATTAAGGGAAATCAGCGTGGATCGCAGATGTTTTCTATGCAAAATCAGTCTTCTGATGGAAAATATTCAGATCATCAAACGGCAGTCAGTACTGTCAAATCATCACTTAGCGCCCAGTCTGCTGAATTTACCCCAAGAGCGACTACTTGCAATTTACAGGAATCATCTGATCCTTCTCTTGCATCACAACAAAATTTACTTGAAACGGGATCAGGAACTTGGATTCGCACTGATATTTCTTCTGATTCTGAAGTTTCGCGTCAG AATGATCGAGGAACAACAAAATTCGTTGATGAAACGGGAAAAAAATCCTGTATCACAGAGGTCGAAGATGATTTGTTCAATGCCCCTGCTAATGTTTCATTAGTCCACTGTGTTGGAGCAGATTTTAGAATGGGTTCAGGGATTGCCGTACAATTCCGTGAGAAATTTAATTCGACTGGTAAATTATTCGATCAAAGAGTAAAACCAGGTGGCGTAGCCCACCTTACTGATAATGAACGATATGTGTTTTACTTAGTAACAAAACAAGCAAGTACAG ATAAACCTACAATGGACACAATGAAACAGAGTCTATATGCGCTGCGTGAAAGATGTATAAAACTCAAAGTCACGGAAATTGCAATGCCACGAATTGGATGTGGGTTGGATGAGCTTCTGTGGAAGGACGTAAAATCTATtgtggaagaaatttttggaaatgtCTTTGTTATAACTGTTTATCATTTAGAGAAG GATGATAGTAACATAGCTAAATCTGGTTCTAAgtcaaaagtaaaaaatgaagactTACAGTTAAAAGACATAGAGCCAGGAACAGGGCTTCTTTACATTGGTTATAAACGGCCATACACATCTAAGGAAATGCGGTCCTTAAATGAGAAATATCCCTTCCTCAATCATTTAAAACGAACTTCATATAAGCTTGGAAGCGCATTTCGTACTCCACTTCAGTCAAAAGATATAGTTTATGGTTTGATTTGTAAGGAGTCTGAAAACAGTCCTGTAAGTTTTACACATCTGGAATTAGCTATTCAGCGTCTGAAAGAGTACAATATCAAGGATGAGTACGAATATTTTGGGTTGCAAGCTTTTGAAGATTGTGATGACCCTTACATTATGGAAAAAATAGAGACCATGTTCAGAAATTCGTCAATAAACGCAGAATTCTGGATTTGCTGGCCACCTTCATTG CGAAAAAAAGATGAGAATATGCAAGTTGAAAGCCGACTTGATTCTACTGAAGTACAAGAATCATCTTCTCCTCCTCTATTAAACATTGATAAGACAACCAagggaacaaaaaataaaaatacatcgCCAAGAGTTGAAGAAAACTGGtgtggtaaagaaaaaaattctaaagcAGAAGATCAAGATATGAGTACAGTTCAAGAAAAGATCACTGCACAATCGTTGAGTGATGAAACCAATTCAGAAAAGTCAAAGCTTGATTTCACTCCTTGCAATGCGTTAAACGAAACTCAAAACACTGATGACTATGATTGGGGGTCTATGCAACCCCAATCCGCGAAATTGTCTGAATTGACTGATACTTCGCATAATGACAATCACAGTGACTGGTGGGACCCAGAG AGTAGTCCGAATAAAGTCGATGATGACGATTCATATGCTGAAgctgaaagaagaaaaagtaaagagAAGGAAGAGATGAACCACCTTATTAGACAAAGAGAAAAGttacaaagaaaaaacgagaaaccGAAATCATGTGTCACTGAATGTAAAGGTGATTTATTTGATGCCGAGGAAACTGTGAGTCTGGCTCATTGCGTTGGAGCTGATTTCCGAATGGGTTCAGGGATTGCTGTACTTTTTAGGCAAAAATTCCAGTCCGTATCAGAACTTCTCGATCAAAGAGCAAGCCAGGGCGAAGTAGCTTACATTCAAAAAGACGgaagatatatattttatttggtCACCAAGACTGAAAGTACTG GAAAGCCAACATATGGCACACTCAAAAAAAGTTTACTGGCTCTACGTGCAAAATGCAAAGAATTAAATGTGTCTGAAATTGCTATGCCACGAATTGGTTGTGGACTGGATCGACTCGATTGGGATAAAGTAAAAGATATGCTAGAGGAAATCTTTGCCGATggtttttcgataaaaatttacaatttacaaaag GATTATCAGGAGACGCCAAAATCTAGACCAAAAACAACAATCAGACTCGAAGTGTTATGTCTTAAGGATATTCAATCGCAAACAGGATTGTTATATATTGGCTCTTCAGATGGACATATTTCTGATGAGATGAAATCATTGGATGAAAAGTACCCCTTCTTAGCGCGATTAAGTAAAGAAAAACCAAGCTTGGGTACTGTTGTTTGCACAGATGTGTCATATCCCAGAGAAAAAGTATACGGCTTGATTTGcaaacaatcgaaaaatgattgtgtCAATTATAAATACTTGCACCTCGCAATTAAGCAATTGAAAAAACTTAACAACAAAGATCGATATTCGTATTTTGGCATACAAGCGTTTGTAGAAAAACACGACAAGTTAGTGATGGCAAAGATTGAAACTATGTTCAGGTATTCGTACATAGAATCAGAACTGTGGATTTGTTTTCCACCTGACTTAAAACACTTGATGCCCCTGCCTAGTTCAGGAAGACCttcaatgtaa
- the LOC107219394 gene encoding uncharacterized protein LOC107219394 isoform X3 encodes MDYRERGSKNLPFKPRGAGKPKNCMRRKYYDQKNEQSPASEGSSSNHEATPYTQPPDVDYRSTKSGRDSYLSRGVRSGSSYGPRNFIKGNQRGSQMFSMQNQSSDGKYSDHQTAVSTVKSSLSAQSAEFTPRATTCNLQESSDPSLASQQNLLETGSGTWIRTDISSDSEVSRQNDRGTTKFVDETGKKSCITEVEDDLFNAPANVSLVHCVGADFRMGSGIAVQFREKFNSTGKLFDQRVKPGGVAHLTDNERYVFYLVTKQASTDKPTMDTMKQSLYALRERCIKLKVTEIAMPRIGCGLDELLWKDVKSIVEEIFGNVFVITVYHLEKDDSNIAKSGSKSKVKNEDLQLKDIEPGTGLLYIGYKRPYTSKEMRSLNEKYPFLNHLKRTSYKLGSAFRTPLQSKDIVYGLICKESENSPVSFTHLELAIQRLKEYNIKDEYEYFGLQAFEDCDDPYIMEKIETMFRNSSINAEFWICWPPSLRKKDENMQVESRLDSTEVQESSSPPLLNIDKTTKGTKNKNTSPRVEENWCGKEKNSKAEDQDMSTVQEKITAQSLSDETNSEKSKLDFTPCNALNETQNTDDYDWGSMQPQSAKLSELTDTSHNDNHSDWWDPESSPNKVDDDDSYAEAERRKSKEKEEMNHLIRQREKLQRKNEKPKSCVTECKGDLFDAEETVSLAHCVGADFRMGSGIAVLFRQKFQSVSELLDQRASQGEVAYIQKDGRYIFYLVTKTESTGKPTYGTLKKSLLALRAKCKELNVSEIAMPRIGCGLDRLDWDKVKDMLEEIFADGFSIKIYNLQKYWTIRLSPEPECKKIESNKKKGKPSKQSKQSIKHTKKAKSKKRK; translated from the exons ATGGATTACCGAGAAAGAGGTTCGAAAAATTTGCCATTTAAGCCGAGAGGTGCGGGTAAACCAAAAAATTGTATGAGACGCAAATATTATGATCAAAAAAATGAGCAAAGTCCAGCAAGTGAGGGTTCATCTTCAAATCATGAAGCTACACCTTACACACAACCACCAGATGTTGATTATAGATCAACGAAATCTGGTCGTGACAGCTACTTGAGTAGAGGAGTCAGATCCGGCTCCTCCTATGGCCCACGAAATTTCATTAAGGGAAATCAGCGTGGATCGCAGATGTTTTCTATGCAAAATCAGTCTTCTGATGGAAAATATTCAGATCATCAAACGGCAGTCAGTACTGTCAAATCATCACTTAGCGCCCAGTCTGCTGAATTTACCCCAAGAGCGACTACTTGCAATTTACAGGAATCATCTGATCCTTCTCTTGCATCACAACAAAATTTACTTGAAACGGGATCAGGAACTTGGATTCGCACTGATATTTCTTCTGATTCTGAAGTTTCGCGTCAG AATGATCGAGGAACAACAAAATTCGTTGATGAAACGGGAAAAAAATCCTGTATCACAGAGGTCGAAGATGATTTGTTCAATGCCCCTGCTAATGTTTCATTAGTCCACTGTGTTGGAGCAGATTTTAGAATGGGTTCAGGGATTGCCGTACAATTCCGTGAGAAATTTAATTCGACTGGTAAATTATTCGATCAAAGAGTAAAACCAGGTGGCGTAGCCCACCTTACTGATAATGAACGATATGTGTTTTACTTAGTAACAAAACAAGCAAGTACAG ATAAACCTACAATGGACACAATGAAACAGAGTCTATATGCGCTGCGTGAAAGATGTATAAAACTCAAAGTCACGGAAATTGCAATGCCACGAATTGGATGTGGGTTGGATGAGCTTCTGTGGAAGGACGTAAAATCTATtgtggaagaaatttttggaaatgtCTTTGTTATAACTGTTTATCATTTAGAGAAG GATGATAGTAACATAGCTAAATCTGGTTCTAAgtcaaaagtaaaaaatgaagactTACAGTTAAAAGACATAGAGCCAGGAACAGGGCTTCTTTACATTGGTTATAAACGGCCATACACATCTAAGGAAATGCGGTCCTTAAATGAGAAATATCCCTTCCTCAATCATTTAAAACGAACTTCATATAAGCTTGGAAGCGCATTTCGTACTCCACTTCAGTCAAAAGATATAGTTTATGGTTTGATTTGTAAGGAGTCTGAAAACAGTCCTGTAAGTTTTACACATCTGGAATTAGCTATTCAGCGTCTGAAAGAGTACAATATCAAGGATGAGTACGAATATTTTGGGTTGCAAGCTTTTGAAGATTGTGATGACCCTTACATTATGGAAAAAATAGAGACCATGTTCAGAAATTCGTCAATAAACGCAGAATTCTGGATTTGCTGGCCACCTTCATTG CGAAAAAAAGATGAGAATATGCAAGTTGAAAGCCGACTTGATTCTACTGAAGTACAAGAATCATCTTCTCCTCCTCTATTAAACATTGATAAGACAACCAagggaacaaaaaataaaaatacatcgCCAAGAGTTGAAGAAAACTGGtgtggtaaagaaaaaaattctaaagcAGAAGATCAAGATATGAGTACAGTTCAAGAAAAGATCACTGCACAATCGTTGAGTGATGAAACCAATTCAGAAAAGTCAAAGCTTGATTTCACTCCTTGCAATGCGTTAAACGAAACTCAAAACACTGATGACTATGATTGGGGGTCTATGCAACCCCAATCCGCGAAATTGTCTGAATTGACTGATACTTCGCATAATGACAATCACAGTGACTGGTGGGACCCAGAG AGTAGTCCGAATAAAGTCGATGATGACGATTCATATGCTGAAgctgaaagaagaaaaagtaaagagAAGGAAGAGATGAACCACCTTATTAGACAAAGAGAAAAGttacaaagaaaaaacgagaaaccGAAATCATGTGTCACTGAATGTAAAGGTGATTTATTTGATGCCGAGGAAACTGTGAGTCTGGCTCATTGCGTTGGAGCTGATTTCCGAATGGGTTCAGGGATTGCTGTACTTTTTAGGCAAAAATTCCAGTCCGTATCAGAACTTCTCGATCAAAGAGCAAGCCAGGGCGAAGTAGCTTACATTCAAAAAGACGgaagatatatattttatttggtCACCAAGACTGAAAGTACTG GAAAGCCAACATATGGCACACTCAAAAAAAGTTTACTGGCTCTACGTGCAAAATGCAAAGAATTAAATGTGTCTGAAATTGCTATGCCACGAATTGGTTGTGGACTGGATCGACTCGATTGGGATAAAGTAAAAGATATGCTAGAGGAAATCTTTGCCGATggtttttcgataaaaatttacaatttacaaaag tACTGGACGATTCGGCTATCACCGGAACCAGAGTGTAAAAAGATTGAGTCtaataagaaaaaaggaaaacctAGCAAACAATCCAAGCAAAGTATTAAGCATACTAAAAAggcaaaatcgaaaaaacggAAATGA
- the LOC107219394 gene encoding uncharacterized protein LOC107219394 isoform X1 has translation MDYRERGSKNLPFKPRGAGKPKNCMRRKYYDQKNEQSPASEGSSSNHEATPYTQPPDVDYRSTKSGRDSYLSRGVRSGSSYGPRNFIKGNQRGSQMFSMQNQSSDGKYSDHQTAVSTVKSSLSAQSAEFTPRATTCNLQESSDPSLASQQNLLETGSGTWIRTDISSDSEVSRQNDRGTTKFVDETGKKSCITEVEDDLFNAPANVSLVHCVGADFRMGSGIAVQFREKFNSTGKLFDQRVKPGGVAHLTDNERYVFYLVTKQASTDKPTMDTMKQSLYALRERCIKLKVTEIAMPRIGCGLDELLWKDVKSIVEEIFGNVFVITVYHLEKDDSNIAKSGSKSKVKNEDLQLKDIEPGTGLLYIGYKRPYTSKEMRSLNEKYPFLNHLKRTSYKLGSAFRTPLQSKDIVYGLICKESENSPVSFTHLELAIQRLKEYNIKDEYEYFGLQAFEDCDDPYIMEKIETMFRNSSINAEFWICWPPSLRKKDENMQVESRLDSTEVQESSSPPLLNIDKTTKGTKNKNTSPRVEENWCGKEKNSKAEDQDMSTVQEKITAQSLSDETNSEKSKLDFTPCNALNETQNTDDYDWGSMQPQSAKLSELTDTSHNDNHSDWWDPESSPNKVDDDDSYAEAERRKSKEKEEMNHLIRQREKLQRKNEKPKSCVTECKGDLFDAEETVSLAHCVGADFRMGSGIAVLFRQKFQSVSELLDQRASQGEVAYIQKDGRYIFYLVTKTESTGKPTYGTLKKSLLALRAKCKELNVSEIAMPRIGCGLDRLDWDKVKDMLEEIFADGFSIKIYNLQKPIHKSANTSYGSRASWGETDNQRSLGTSNEIQRMLASVEQKICDQTSAHHELREDFQKISTTVDAVCLENKSLREYCEKLEGRLAALESKCLHEHNKKHEGRLADLETRSPDHEADLAPAMILRNPICNMRSDSTDPIYKENGRHLRSHHQNGPPSLVPNIISPQVFPSPLHYYSHAGMHLVPMENDMSANYDCVNGQMISTPKIYTANSLPDERLALLHRAQNIARRLRYAFVTEGSNGIIYLQKDKHSEPLPIYGHGDLNNLENPQV, from the exons ATGGATTACCGAGAAAGAGGTTCGAAAAATTTGCCATTTAAGCCGAGAGGTGCGGGTAAACCAAAAAATTGTATGAGACGCAAATATTATGATCAAAAAAATGAGCAAAGTCCAGCAAGTGAGGGTTCATCTTCAAATCATGAAGCTACACCTTACACACAACCACCAGATGTTGATTATAGATCAACGAAATCTGGTCGTGACAGCTACTTGAGTAGAGGAGTCAGATCCGGCTCCTCCTATGGCCCACGAAATTTCATTAAGGGAAATCAGCGTGGATCGCAGATGTTTTCTATGCAAAATCAGTCTTCTGATGGAAAATATTCAGATCATCAAACGGCAGTCAGTACTGTCAAATCATCACTTAGCGCCCAGTCTGCTGAATTTACCCCAAGAGCGACTACTTGCAATTTACAGGAATCATCTGATCCTTCTCTTGCATCACAACAAAATTTACTTGAAACGGGATCAGGAACTTGGATTCGCACTGATATTTCTTCTGATTCTGAAGTTTCGCGTCAG AATGATCGAGGAACAACAAAATTCGTTGATGAAACGGGAAAAAAATCCTGTATCACAGAGGTCGAAGATGATTTGTTCAATGCCCCTGCTAATGTTTCATTAGTCCACTGTGTTGGAGCAGATTTTAGAATGGGTTCAGGGATTGCCGTACAATTCCGTGAGAAATTTAATTCGACTGGTAAATTATTCGATCAAAGAGTAAAACCAGGTGGCGTAGCCCACCTTACTGATAATGAACGATATGTGTTTTACTTAGTAACAAAACAAGCAAGTACAG ATAAACCTACAATGGACACAATGAAACAGAGTCTATATGCGCTGCGTGAAAGATGTATAAAACTCAAAGTCACGGAAATTGCAATGCCACGAATTGGATGTGGGTTGGATGAGCTTCTGTGGAAGGACGTAAAATCTATtgtggaagaaatttttggaaatgtCTTTGTTATAACTGTTTATCATTTAGAGAAG GATGATAGTAACATAGCTAAATCTGGTTCTAAgtcaaaagtaaaaaatgaagactTACAGTTAAAAGACATAGAGCCAGGAACAGGGCTTCTTTACATTGGTTATAAACGGCCATACACATCTAAGGAAATGCGGTCCTTAAATGAGAAATATCCCTTCCTCAATCATTTAAAACGAACTTCATATAAGCTTGGAAGCGCATTTCGTACTCCACTTCAGTCAAAAGATATAGTTTATGGTTTGATTTGTAAGGAGTCTGAAAACAGTCCTGTAAGTTTTACACATCTGGAATTAGCTATTCAGCGTCTGAAAGAGTACAATATCAAGGATGAGTACGAATATTTTGGGTTGCAAGCTTTTGAAGATTGTGATGACCCTTACATTATGGAAAAAATAGAGACCATGTTCAGAAATTCGTCAATAAACGCAGAATTCTGGATTTGCTGGCCACCTTCATTG CGAAAAAAAGATGAGAATATGCAAGTTGAAAGCCGACTTGATTCTACTGAAGTACAAGAATCATCTTCTCCTCCTCTATTAAACATTGATAAGACAACCAagggaacaaaaaataaaaatacatcgCCAAGAGTTGAAGAAAACTGGtgtggtaaagaaaaaaattctaaagcAGAAGATCAAGATATGAGTACAGTTCAAGAAAAGATCACTGCACAATCGTTGAGTGATGAAACCAATTCAGAAAAGTCAAAGCTTGATTTCACTCCTTGCAATGCGTTAAACGAAACTCAAAACACTGATGACTATGATTGGGGGTCTATGCAACCCCAATCCGCGAAATTGTCTGAATTGACTGATACTTCGCATAATGACAATCACAGTGACTGGTGGGACCCAGAG AGTAGTCCGAATAAAGTCGATGATGACGATTCATATGCTGAAgctgaaagaagaaaaagtaaagagAAGGAAGAGATGAACCACCTTATTAGACAAAGAGAAAAGttacaaagaaaaaacgagaaaccGAAATCATGTGTCACTGAATGTAAAGGTGATTTATTTGATGCCGAGGAAACTGTGAGTCTGGCTCATTGCGTTGGAGCTGATTTCCGAATGGGTTCAGGGATTGCTGTACTTTTTAGGCAAAAATTCCAGTCCGTATCAGAACTTCTCGATCAAAGAGCAAGCCAGGGCGAAGTAGCTTACATTCAAAAAGACGgaagatatatattttatttggtCACCAAGACTGAAAGTACTG GAAAGCCAACATATGGCACACTCAAAAAAAGTTTACTGGCTCTACGTGCAAAATGCAAAGAATTAAATGTGTCTGAAATTGCTATGCCACGAATTGGTTGTGGACTGGATCGACTCGATTGGGATAAAGTAAAAGATATGCTAGAGGAAATCTTTGCCGATggtttttcgataaaaatttacaatttacaaaag CCAATTCACAAGAGCGCTAACACTTCATATGGCAGCAGAGCTTCGTGGGGTGAAACGGATAATCAACGATCGCTCGGTACGTCCAACGAAATCCAACGAATGCTGGCATCcgtggaacaaaaaatatgtgaTCAGACTTCAGCACACCATGAATTGAGGGAagatttccaaaaaatttcaaccacaGTCGATGCTGTCTGCTTGGAGAATAAGTCCCTTCGCGaatattgtgaaaaacttGAAGGAAGACTGGCAGCACTGGAGTCCAAGTGCCTCCACGAACATAATAAAAAACATGAAGGAAGACTGGCGGATCTGGAGACTAGAAGTCCCGATCACGAAGCGGATCTCGCACCAGCAATGATTCTCCGCAACCCTATCTGCAATATGCGATCTGATTCTACGGATCCTATTTACAAGGAAAACGGTCGTCATTTACGTTCACATCATCAGAACGGGCCTCCTTCACTTGTACCGAATATAATTTCACCGCAGGTCTTTCCCAGTCCCCTTCATTACTACTCCCACGCAGGAATGCACCTGGTTCCGATGGAAAATGATATGTCCGCGAATTACGATTGCGTAAACGGTCAAATGATATCTACACCGAAGATATACACCGCTAACAGTCTACCAGACGAAAGACTGGCACTTTTGCATCGTGCACAAAATATTGCGCGTAGACTAAGATATGCATTTGTAACTGAGGGTTCTAATGGTATTATTTACTTACAAAAGGATAAGCATTCGGAACCCCTGCCAATCTACGGACATGGAGATTTAAATAATCTCGAGAATCCGCAAGTTTAA
- the LOC107219393 gene encoding zinc finger protein 239-like, whose protein sequence is MSDQETPLDLSCNGTSRSSIRGLIRCPRKLPCPTCGKHFDRPSLLKRHLRTHTGEKPHGCLVCGKKFSTSSSLNTHARIHTGERPHECPICGKRFTASSNLYYHRMTHYKEKPHKCNECGRSFPTPGDLRAHGYSHTGDWPLRCPICARGFCKPAALHHHVQLHSGDRPHYCKLCNKKFSVTSNLRAHERTHYSETVTIISSTRDNIRNDNVTLINNLNDGSKGETTIQIPTPIFPWNPWLPLQYSK, encoded by the exons atgtcAG acCAGGAAACTCCCCTTGATCTAAGTTGCAACGGGACGTCGAGATCAAGTATTCGCGGACTAATAAGATGTCCGCGAAAACTACCCTGTCCAACTTGCGGTAAACATTTTGATCGTCCATCGCTTTTGAAACGACATCTTCGCACGCATACGG GGGAAAAGCCGCACGGCTGTTTAGTgtgcggaaaaaaatttagcaCCAGCAGTTCGTTAAATACGCATGCTAGGATTCACACCGGAGAAAGACCGCACGAGTGTCCAATCTGTGGAAAAAGATTTACCGCTTCCTCGAATTTGTACTATCATCGAATGACTCACTACAAG GAAAAACCTCACAAATGCAACGAATGTGGCCGCTCGTTTCCAACGCCCGGAGATTTGAGAGCTCACGGATATTCGCACACCGGCGATTGGCCGCTAAGGTGTCCAATTTGCGCTAGAGGATTTTGCAAGCCTGCGGCACTACATCATCACGTGCAGCTTCATAGCG gaGATCGACCTCACTATTGCAAGTTATGCaacaaaaaattctcagtTACAAGCAACTTGCGAGCTCACGAGCGAACCCACTACTCAGAAACTGTGACCATAATTTCTTCCACTCGAGATAATATACGCAACGACAACGTCACGTTGATCAATAACTTAAACGACGGATCGAAAGGTGAAACAACGATACAAATTCCTACTCCAATTTTTCCGTGGAATCCTTGGCTTCCGTTACAATATTCGAAGTAA